The Nocardia sp. BMG51109 nucleotide sequence ACGGCGTGGGAGGCGTTCGAAGACGCCGGGATCGATCCGACCTCGTTGCGCGGCACCGACACAGGAGTTTTCTGCGGTGTCGGCGCGTCGGACTACGGAACCACGGCCACCAGTGATCTGGCCCAGGTGGAGGGTTTCCGCCTCACCGGCGTCAGCACCAGCGTCGCCTCCGGCCGCCTTGCCTACAGTTTCGGGTTGGAAGGTCCGGCGGTCTCGGTGGATACCGCGTGCTCGTCGTCGGCGGTGGCGTTGCACCTGGCCGTGCAGGCGCTGCGGTCCGGCGAGTGCTCGATGGCACTGGCGGGCGGCGCGACCCTGATGACCGGACCGTTCGTGCTGACGGAGTTCAGTAGGCAGCGTGGTCTGTCACCGGACGGCCGGTGTAAGGCGTACGCGGAGGCCGCGGACGGCACCGGGTTTTCGGATGGTGTGGGTCTTGTTGTGTTGGAGCGTCTTTCGGATGCTCGGCGTCATGGTCATCGGGTGCTTGCGGTGGTGCGTGGGAGTGCGGTGAATCAGGATGGTGCGAGTAATGGTTTGACGGCGCCGAATGGTCCGTCGCAGGAGCGGGTGATCCGGGGGGCGCTGGCGAATGCGGGACTGAGCGCCGCCGATGTGGATGCGGTCGAGGGGCACGGGACCGGGACGAAGCTCGGTGATCCGATCGAGGCGCAGGCGTTGCTGGCGACGTATGGCCGGGACCGGGTCGATGGTCCGTTGTGGTTGGGGTCGATCAAGTCGAACATCGGACATTCACAGGCAGCGTCGGGGATCGCCGGTGTGATCAAGATGGTGCAGGCGTTGCGGCATGGGGTGTTGCCGGCGACATTGCATGTGGATTCGCCGTCGCCGCATGTGGATTGGGGTTCGGGGGAGGTCGAGTTGTTGACCGAGCCGCGGGAGTGGGTGCGTAATGGTCGGCCGCGGCGGGCGGCGGTGTCGTCGTTCGGCGTGAGTGGGACGAATGCGCATGTCGTCCTGGAGGAGGCTTCGGCCGAGGCGGCGGTGTCGGCGGCGGGCTCTGCGCCGGTGGAAATGTCCGTCCTGCGCGACCAACAGGACGAGCAGGTGATGCCGGTGGTGGTGTCGGGTCGGTCGGTGGCGGGTTTGCGGGGGCAGGCGGCGCGGTTGCGGTCCTATCTGGTGGCACGGCCGGAGGTTTCGCCGCTGGATGTGGGCTGGTCGGAAGTGTCCACACGAGCACAGCTGGAATACCGCGCCGCGGTGGTGGCGTCCGGACGTGCGGAACTGCTGGCGGGGCTGGCCGCGGTGGCGGGCGGCGAACCGGCGCCGAGCGTGTTCGAGGGCGCCCCGGTGGCAGGGAAGACGGCGTTGTTGTTCACCGGTCAGGGCGCCCAACGTGCCGGGATGGGTGCCGAACTGGCGCAAGCGTTCCCGGTCTTTTCATCCTCGCTGGATGAGGTGTGTCAACACCTGGACATCCGGATGGGTCGTTCGGTGCGGGAGTTGCTGTCGGCGGAGCCGAATTCGGCAGCGGCTGCGTTGCTGGACAAGACCGAGTTCACGCAGGTGGTGGTGTTCGCGGTCGAGGTGGCGTTGTCCCGGTTATTGGAATCGGTGGGTATCCGGCCGGACTATGTCATGGGGCATTCGGTGGGCGAGATCGTGGCGGCACATGTCGCCGGTGTTCTGTCGCTGTCGGATGCGTGTGAGTTGGTGGTGGCGCGGGGCCGGTTGATGGGGGCGTTGCCGGCGACGGGCGCGATGGTGGCTGTGGAGGCCGGTGAGAGTGAGGTGGTGGAATCGCTGGCACGGTTCGGCGGCCGGTTGGATGTGGCGGCGGTGAATGGCCCTCGGGCGGTGGTCGTCTCGGGCGACGGGGAAGCGATGGAGGAGTGGCTGCCGTTGTGGCAGGGCCGGAAGACGTCGCGGTTGCGGGTCAGTCATGCGTTTCATTCGTATTTGATGGAGCCGATGCTCGCCGAGTTCGAGCGGGTGGTACAGCGTTTGCGGCTGAACGCGCCGCAGATACCCGTGGTGTCGAACGTGTCCGGCCGGCCGGCGGGACAACAGCTGACCGATCCCGGGTATTGGGTGCAGCACGCGCGGCGGGCGGTCCGGTTCGGTGACGGTATCGAGGCACTGTATGAGCTGGGTGTGCGGCGGTTTGTGGAGGTGGGTCCGGATGCGGTGTTGACGGCGATGGCGGGTCAGTCGCTGGAGGATCGTGACGACGTTGTGGTGGTGCCGGTGTTGCGGTCACGCCAGTCCGAGCAGGAAGCGTTCGCAAGCGTTCTGGGCCGGTTGCATGTGGCTGGTGTGGGGGTGGATTGGCCGGCGTTTTATGCGGGTTCGGGTGCGCAGCGGATTTCCTTGCCCACCTACGCGTTCCAACGACAGCGGTACTGGCTGACCCCTGGCACCTCAGGTGACGTCGGCGCGGCCGGGCTCGGCCGGATCGAACACCCGATGCTGACAGGCATTGTTCCGGTGGGTGATCGTGACGAGTGGCTGTTCACGGGCAGTGTGTCCACCGAAACCCATTCGTGGACACAGGATCACGTGGTGCTGGGTGTGACCATCGTGCCGGGCACCGCGCTGGTCGAACTGGCGCTGTCCGCCGGTGAGCGAGTCGACTGCCCGGTGCTGGAGGAGCTGGTGCTGGCGGCGCCGCTCATCCTGGAAGAGGGTGTGGCCAGGCAGATTCAGGTCACGATCGGTCAGCCGAGTGACGACCGCCGCGAGATCGCGATCTACACGCGGCAGGAGACCGCCGCGGATCGACTCCCGGAGTCGATCTGTCACGCGCGCGGATGGCTTGTGCAGAAGGCGAATTCGGCCGAGTCACCATGGCTGCCGACCGAATGGCCGCCGGCGGGCGCGGAACCAGTCGCCCTGGACGACTTCTACGCCGACGCCGCCGATCTCGGCTATGACTACGGCCCGGCGTTCCAGGCGGTGCGCGGGGCGTGGCGGGTCGGCAGCGAGCTCTACGCCGAGGTGGCGCTGCCCGGTGGCACCGGCGGCGAAGCCTTCGGACTGCACCCGGCGGTATTCGACGCCGCGCTACACCGTGGCCTGCTGGAACGAGTGCCGGGTGCGCCGGTGACCCTGCCGTTCTCGTGGTCGGGTGTCCAGCTGCACGCGCCGGGGTTCTCCGGGGTGCGTTCGCGCGTCGTTCCACTCGGCGAATCCGCCTTCCGGGTCGATATCGCCGGCGCGGACGGCTCTCCCGTACTCACCATGGAGCGGCTCGGGTTCCGTCCGGTGGAGCAGGCCCAACTGGAACGGGGGCGGCAGAGGGCGTCGCAATCCCTGTTCCAGATCGACTGGGTGCCGGTGGCGACTGGTGCCGGTGCGCGGGCAAGTGTCGCGGTTCTGGGTGAATTCGACTGTTTTACAAGATATTTCGAGGAAATAGACGCGCTGGAGCAGACGCTGACCGAGGGCGTCGAGCCGCCGGACACGGTAATCGTGGCGGTAGCGGGTGCCGTCGGCGATGATGTCGCCGCGGCGACGCGAGCCGCGGGGACGGACGCGCTGCAACTGGTCCAGCGGTGGCTGGCGAGCGAGCGACTCGCCGACACACGGCTGATCGTGGTGACCCGCAACGCCGTTGCGGTGGGTGACGAGGCCCCGGATCTCGCCCGGTCCGCGGTGTGGGGGGTGCTGCGCAGTGCACAGTCCGAGCATCCGGGCCGATTCGCCCTGGTCGATATCGGCGACGACGATCCAGATGGCGTCGAGCCGGACTTGGGCACCCTGGCCGAGCTGGACGAACCGCAGCTGGCGGTGCGCGGAAGCCGGGTGCTCGCGCCGCGGCTGGCCCGCGCCGAGCCGGGGCTCTCGGACAGCACGGCGCTGCGGCCGGAGGAAGCGGTTCTGATCACCGGCGGCACCGGCGGTTTGGGCGCACTGTTCGCGCGGCATCTGGTGCGCGAGCACGGCGTCGAACATCTGATCCTGGTCAGTCGGCGCGGCCCGGACGCAGACGGGGCCGCGGCGTTGGCGGCCGATCTCGCCGGGCTGGGCGCGTCGGTGCGGATCGAGGCGTGTGATGTCGCCGACCGCGAGCAGTTGGCCGCGCTGGTGGCTTCGCTGGATCGTCCGCTGACCGCGGTCATCCACGCGGCCGGTGTGCTCGACGACGGTCTCGTCGAATCGCTGACTCCGGAACGCATGGAGCGGGTGCTGCGGCCGAAGGTCGACGCCGCCTGGCAACTGCACGAATCGACCGCGGGCATGAATCTTTCGGCATTCGTCGTGTTCTCGTCGGTGGCCGCCTTGATCGGTAGCCCCGGTCAGGCGAACTACGCGGCGGCGAACTCCTTCCTCGACGCGCTCGCGCAGTACCGCCGGGCCGCCGGGTTGCCCGCGACCTCGCTCGCCTGGGGCCTGTGGGATGTGGCGGACGGTATGTCGGGCGGGCTCGCGGCGGCCGACGTGGAGCGGTTGTCGCGCACGGGCGTCACGCCGGTGTCCGCCGAACTGGGACTCGGACTGTTCGACCGTGCACTGGAATCGTCTGCCGCACTGCGAGTTCCGGTCCACCTGGACCTGGCCGCGTTGCGTGCCCAGGCGCGCGGGGGGCTGTTGCCCGCGTTGTTCCGTGGGCTGGTGCGGACACCGGTGCGCCGCGAGTCCGGCGCCGGATCGCTGGCGCAGCGGTTGGCGGGGGTTGATCCGGCCGAGCGCGAGCAGATCGTCCTGGAGGCGGTGCGAACACAGGTCGCGGCCGTGCTGGGATATACCTCCACCGAGGCCATCGATCCGGAACGACCGTTCAAGGATGTCGGGATCGATTCGCTCGGTGCGGTCGAGTTGCGCAACCGGCTCGGCCAGGCGACCGGGATGCGGTTGCCCGCAACGCTGGTCTTCGATCACCCGACGGCAGCGGACATGGCGCGGTCCTTGCTCGAGGATCTCGACGGTGCGGTACCGGCACCGGCCGGCGACGTGCCCGTCCAGCCGAATGGCCAGGGGACAGTGGGCACGCTGCTACAGCACGCCTATACCTCGGGATCGATCGGCGAGACCTTGCCGTGGCTGGTCTCCGCATCGAAATTCCGTCCCACGTTCGCGTCGGCCGCCGAATTGGGCGAAACAGACGGATTCGTCGTACAACTCGCGTCGGGGACGCGGCGACCGAAGCTGGTCTGCGTGCCGTCCTTCGTGGTCGGCTCGGGCGCACACCAGTTCATGCGTTTCGCCGACCATTTCGACGGCGAACACGATGTGCTGGTCTGCTCCCTACCGGGATATCGCGGAACCGAGCCGACGCCGGGGTCGTGGAACACCGCGATCGAGGTGCTCGAGCAATCGGTCCGCCGCGCCGTCGGTGCCGCGCCGTTCGTACTGATCGGCCATTCGATCGGTGGTGTCATCGCGCATTCGCTGGCCGCGCGCTTCGAGCAGGCGGGTGACGCACCGGTGGGTCTCGTCATGATCGACACCCCCACGCCCGAGGGCGGAGTGGAAACGACCAACCAGGTCTTCGCCACGGTGATGGCGGAAATCCTGGGGCGCGGTGGCCTCGGCACGGCCGTCGACGACTCCAGCTGGCTGACCATGGGTGCGTATCTGGGCCTGATCGCCGAGCGGCCGTCGACCCGAATCGGGGCGCCCGCGCTCCTGATCCGGGCGACCGTCGCGCTCGACGGCGGTGAATCGCCACCGGACTGGCCGGTGTGGGGCGTCCACGACGATCAGGTCGAGATCGCCGCCGATCATTTCGCCCTGATCGATACGGCGGTCACGGCGACGGCCGAGGCGGTCGAGAGGTGGATACGGCCGTGAACCCCACCGGAATTCGTCGCATTGCCGCCTTGACGATCGTGCTCGTCGGCGTATTCGTCGCGGCGCTGGACGTCCTCATCGTGAACATCGCCTTTCCCGGCTTCGAGCGGTCCTTCTCGTCCGCGCGACTGAGTGAGCTGTCCTGGGTGCTGAGCGCCTACGCGATCACCTTCGCCGCGCTGCTGATGCCCGCCGGCCGATGGGCCGATCGGTTCGGACGCAAGCGCGCGTTCCTGTCGGGTGTCGCCGTATTCACCGTCGCCTCGGCGGGCTGTGCCGTGGCGTCCTCGCTCGGCATGCTCATCGGGGCCAGGGCATTGCAGGGCGTCGGCGGGGCCTTGCTGACGCCCAGCTCGCTCGGCCTGTTGCTCGGCCTGTTTCCACCAAGTCGGCGGGGCGCGGCGATCGGACTGTGGACGGCGATCGGCGGCGCGGGCGCCGGGGTGGCGCTGCCACTCGGCGGATTACTCGTTCAGGCCGATTGGCGATGGGTCTTCTTCGTCAACATCCCCACCGGCATCGTGGCGGTGGCGGCCGGGTGGCGACTCCTGCCCGAATTCCGCGAAAAGGCCCGTGCCGCCACGGATGTGCTCGGTATCGTCGTGTTCGCCGCGACTGTCGCCGCAGTGGTCGCCGCGATCGTGCAGGGCCATGTCTGGGGCTGGGGCAGCCCGCGGATTCTCGGATTGATCCTCCTCGGTGTTCTGGGCGTCGCCTTCACCGCGCGACGTGCGGTGCGCCATCCCGCGCCGGTCATCGAGCCGGCCATTCTGCGCATTCCGGCCGTCGCGTTCGGCAATCTCGCGACACTGCTGTTCTTCGGCGGTGTCGGTGCGCTCCTGATCGGCTCGACCCTGTTCCTGACCAAGGTGTGGCATCACTCGGTCCTGCGGTCCGCGCTGGAGGTCCTCCCGGGGCCGGTGATGGCCATGGCGGTCGCCGTGCCGAGCGGTGTGCTCGCGGCCCGGCACGGCGTGCGGATGGTCGGGTTGGTGGGCGGTGTGCTGTTCGCGGCGGGCGGCGTCTGGTGGGCCGTCGTGCCGGGCGCAACCCCGGACTACGCCGCATTCCTACCCGGATCTTTCATCGGCGGAACAGGATTCGGCCTGATTCTGCCGTGCCTGTCGGCGGCGGCGACCCTGTCCCTGCCACCCGAGCGTTTCGCCACCGGCGCGGCCATGACGTCGATGTGCCGTCAGGTCGGGATCGCGCTCGGGGTCGCGATGGTGACGGCGGTGCTCGACGGTGATCCGGGCGTCGACGCCTATCGCTCCGCGTTTCTGATCATGGCGGCTTTCGGGCTGGCCAGCGGATTCGCGTTGTGCGCGATCGTGCGCGTGCCCCGTGGGAACACGGCCGCGGTGCGATCGCCGGCAGCAACACAACAAGCCGCATGAGATTGCGGACCCTTCAGAAAAGGACATCGAAGATGGATTCTTCCGAGACAACCACCGGCAAGACCGACAAGTGCCCGGTCGACGCCGCCGCACCGGACAACGGATGCCCGGTCGATCATGGTGGCTCGCCGCGAAACTCCAGCGCCGCAACCGAACAGCCGGCGCCGAGCACGGCGGTACCCGCAACGTCGCTGCCGGTATCGCGGATGCCCATGACACTGCAGTTGCTTCTGCTCTTCCAGCGCCCGGGACTGTTCGTGACACGGTGTCGCAGGCTGTACGGCAGCCGGGTCAGGGTGAAGTTCCGCCCGGGACCGCCGGTCTTCCTGCTTTCCGATCCCGAGGACATCAAGGCGATATTCCTCGCCCCGCGCGACGTGCTGCACACCGGCCGCAGCAATCAGCCGATCGAGAAGTTCACCGGCCAGAGTGGACTGGCCTGGCTCGATGAGGACGAGCACAAGGCCCGCCGCAAGCTGCTCATGCGGAGTTTCAAGGGCGACGCGCTCGAGCGCATCGGAGAGTCGGTGCGCACCATGGCCGAGGACCACGTAGCGACCTGGCCGCGGAACAAACCCGCCGCGCTGCATCCGTACGTGCATCGGTTCACGATGGAG carries:
- a CDS encoding MFS transporter: MLVGVFVAALDVLIVNIAFPGFERSFSSARLSELSWVLSAYAITFAALLMPAGRWADRFGRKRAFLSGVAVFTVASAGCAVASSLGMLIGARALQGVGGALLTPSSLGLLLGLFPPSRRGAAIGLWTAIGGAGAGVALPLGGLLVQADWRWVFFVNIPTGIVAVAAGWRLLPEFREKARAATDVLGIVVFAATVAAVVAAIVQGHVWGWGSPRILGLILLGVLGVAFTARRAVRHPAPVIEPAILRIPAVAFGNLATLLFFGGVGALLIGSTLFLTKVWHHSVLRSALEVLPGPVMAMAVAVPSGVLAARHGVRMVGLVGGVLFAAGGVWWAVVPGATPDYAAFLPGSFIGGTGFGLILPCLSAAATLSLPPERFATGAAMTSMCRQVGIALGVAMVTAVLDGDPGVDAYRSAFLIMAAFGLASGFALCAIVRVPRGNTAAVRSPAATQQAA